A window of Aliarcobacter trophiarum LMG 25534 contains these coding sequences:
- a CDS encoding IS3 family transposase (programmed frameshift), whose product MARREYSEEFRRDAVKQVIENGYGVVETAERLGVHYDSLRNWIKKYKSPEAEVEIKKTQDTTAEIKRLQKELKRVTEERDILKKGRSVLCKQPKLKYAFIKEYQIQYTIRRMCTVLKVHPSGYYKWLKQPISNLEIENQQILQEIKKAYRESNGIYGYRNIHKDLKASNIHVNKKRVARLMKEAKLCGIGNYKRKPKHKAGSIHKAHPNHLKQCFLTYKPNESWVSDITYIRTYEGWLYLATVIDLYSRKIIGWATGHRQSTSLIIKALKKTTHRIKNHKVILHSDQGSQYSSYEYQTFLKHHNIIPSMSRRGNCYDNAVAESFFKTLKKELVRKTIFHTRAEARDKIFEYIEMFYNAKRRHSFLDFISPNEFEKRYNDSVTQPKVLTD is encoded by the exons ATGGCAAGAAGAGAATATAGTGAAGAGTTTAGAAGAGATGCTGTAAAACAAGTTATAGAAAATGGATATGGGGTTGTTGAAACAGCTGAGAGGTTAGGTGTCCATTATGATTCTTTGAGAAACTGGATAAAAAAATACAAATCACCAGAAGCTGAAGTAGAAATAAAAAAAACTCAAGATACAACAGCTGAAATAAAAAGATTGCAAAAAGAATTAAAGAGAGTTACAGAAGAGAGGGATATTTTAAAAAAGG GCCGCAGCGTACTTTGCAAACAACCCAAATTAAAGTACGCATTTATAAAGGAGTATCAAATACAGTACACAATCAGAAGAATGTGTACTGTATTGAAAGTTCATCCTAGTGGGTATTATAAATGGTTAAAACAACCTATTTCAAATTTAGAGATTGAAAATCAACAAATTTTACAAGAGATAAAAAAAGCATATAGAGAGTCAAATGGGATATATGGATATAGAAATATTCATAAAGATTTAAAGGCTTCAAATATACATGTAAATAAGAAAAGAGTTGCAAGATTAATGAAAGAAGCAAAACTTTGTGGAATAGGAAATTATAAAAGAAAACCAAAGCATAAGGCTGGTTCAATTCATAAAGCACATCCAAATCATTTAAAACAATGTTTTTTAACATATAAACCAAATGAATCTTGGGTTAGTGATATCACATATATCAGAACTTATGAAGGATGGTTATATTTAGCTACAGTTATAGATCTTTATTCAAGAAAAATAATTGGTTGGGCAACAGGACATAGACAATCAACATCTTTAATTATTAAAGCTTTGAAAAAAACAACTCACAGAATTAAAAATCATAAAGTAATTCTTCATTCAGATCAAGGTAGCCAATATAGTTCTTATGAATACCAAACATTTTTAAAGCATCATAATATTATCCCAAGTATGAGCCGTAGAGGTAATTGTTATGATAATGCAGTAGCAGAGAGTTTTTTTAAGACATTAAAAAAAGAATTAGTTAGAAAAACTATATTTCATACAAGAGCAGAAGCTAGAGATAAAATATTTGAATATATAGAAATGTTTTATAACGCAAAAAGACGACATAGTTTTTTAGATTTTATAAGTCCAAATGAATTTGAGAAAAGATACAATGATAGTGTTACTCAACCCAAGGTGTTAACTGATTAA
- a CDS encoding Eco57I restriction-modification methylase domain-containing protein has protein sequence MQIRKNALKTLIDDYKKIRADTDIKNISEQTIRSWIDDFLKIFGWDTKDTSSIIQEKQLSLIEKDKLIRINSTSNRPDYKFILNGNVKTFLDTKNVDVNLKECKKSAFQIKSYGWSISAPCSFITNFDEFVIYDTSYQPSREQEVTFGRIYLSIDEYLDNFEILDNHLHKEKISSGILERLYSDNLVNLTKIPTDVAFANNLSKFRLNLGNAIISNNSKIINNNIELLSYIVQMTINRIVFIRICEARNIEKDGLLLEFKEKGFWESFKHSSYYDFFEHYDGPLFARDIRLQKLIIPDEVFEELLYLFYYPSPYKFDVIPTTLFSNIYEIFLAKRLEFKDGILIEEIKPEYSKTNGVVSTPQFLVKDLIKRTIIKSEILKYNLNEIWDLKVLDFACGSGAFIVELFDYLQSILIEKYLIDDDNEKYKEYFHTKNEHTVMTIEGKRRLISGCIHGIDIDAEAVEVARMSLALKIIDDLLDYEDYSNLGVYGHQILNKIGHNIEYGNTLVSEDIIELCPEIKEQTNEKQYSSLNIFNWWKDGFEDIFSSKKGFDYIIGNPPYVEAKHMTNYTSIMHNYLKKRYSSANKGKIDLLIPFIERGIDLLNSNGKMGLIIQNRFFKNEYGEGIRQLISSRRLLSEVITFDVNNIFRDRITYISHLILDKKSTDKIFYSTIKENIYSLPSFLQKLPSSKDDETMYSSVNSSNINKEPWIFENPELLAMKDTLSVHNVPFGKFAEIRVGIQVLWVKAYHLKVLSIDNEKKLIRAKSGLDDNIIIEIDACRSLVPNEKFYSFRKEVNDTYAIFPYDIYNGKKNPILFDDFCNRFPLAGEYLTKHKKTIQDNIKDNKYNPNDSQKWHLYTRESHLERNYPKVLIPMTANDVYASVTLNDFYYCDNSNVNYTDIPNKSKENLYAVASIFNSTIFSVLARAIANKQQNGYYKLNKQYIEPVLFPAYIFENNHPFVKELASVGINIEEKQNEYIYSPPLKQKKIKQELSNLWDKLDSLTAQAYKLTKEQEEYFNRLGRNINRNDILDNIL, from the coding sequence ATGCAAATTAGAAAAAATGCTCTTAAAACTCTTATTGATGATTATAAGAAAATACGAGCAGATACAGATATTAAAAACATTTCAGAACAGACTATTAGGTCATGGATAGATGATTTCTTAAAAATTTTTGGATGGGATACTAAAGATACATCATCAATTATACAAGAAAAACAATTATCTTTAATCGAGAAAGACAAATTAATAAGAATTAATTCTACCTCAAATAGACCAGACTATAAATTTATATTAAATGGTAATGTAAAAACATTTTTAGATACTAAAAATGTTGATGTAAATTTAAAGGAATGTAAAAAATCAGCATTTCAAATAAAATCATATGGATGGTCGATTTCTGCTCCTTGTTCTTTCATTACAAATTTTGATGAATTTGTAATTTATGATACTAGTTATCAACCATCTAGAGAACAAGAAGTTACTTTTGGAAGAATATATTTAAGTATAGATGAGTATTTAGATAATTTTGAAATATTAGATAACCATTTACATAAAGAAAAAATTTCATCAGGAATACTAGAAAGGTTATACTCTGACAATTTAGTAAATCTCACTAAAATTCCTACAGATGTAGCATTTGCTAATAATCTATCGAAATTTAGGTTAAATTTAGGAAATGCAATTATAAGTAATAATTCAAAAATTATAAATAATAATATTGAATTGTTATCTTATATAGTACAGATGACTATAAACAGAATTGTTTTTATTAGAATTTGTGAAGCAAGAAATATAGAAAAAGATGGCTTACTACTTGAATTTAAGGAAAAAGGATTTTGGGAAAGTTTTAAGCATTCATCTTATTATGATTTTTTTGAACATTATGATGGTCCACTTTTTGCAAGGGATATTAGATTGCAAAAATTAATTATTCCAGATGAAGTTTTTGAAGAACTATTATATTTATTTTATTATCCATCTCCATATAAATTTGATGTTATTCCAACAACATTATTTAGTAATATATACGAAATATTTTTAGCAAAAAGATTAGAGTTTAAAGATGGTATTTTAATCGAAGAGATTAAACCAGAGTATTCTAAAACAAATGGAGTTGTTAGTACTCCACAATTTTTGGTTAAAGATTTAATTAAAAGAACAATTATAAAGTCAGAAATTCTAAAATATAATCTGAACGAAATTTGGGATTTAAAAGTATTAGATTTTGCATGTGGGAGTGGTGCATTTATTGTTGAATTATTTGATTACTTGCAATCAATTTTAATAGAAAAATACTTAATTGATGATGATAATGAAAAATACAAAGAATATTTTCATACTAAAAATGAACATACAGTAATGACTATAGAAGGAAAAAGAAGGTTAATATCAGGTTGTATTCATGGTATTGATATTGATGCAGAAGCGGTTGAAGTAGCAAGAATGTCTTTAGCATTAAAAATTATTGATGATTTACTAGATTATGAAGATTATTCTAATTTAGGTGTGTATGGTCATCAAATTTTAAATAAAATTGGTCATAATATAGAATATGGGAACACTTTAGTTTCAGAGGATATTATAGAACTTTGTCCTGAAATTAAGGAACAAACAAATGAAAAACAATATTCTTCTTTAAATATATTTAATTGGTGGAAAGACGGATTTGAGGATATTTTTAGCTCAAAAAAAGGTTTTGACTATATTATAGGAAATCCACCGTATGTTGAAGCAAAACACATGACGAATTACACTAGTATAATGCACAATTATCTAAAAAAGAGATATTCTTCAGCTAATAAAGGTAAAATAGATTTGTTGATTCCATTTATTGAAAGAGGAATAGATTTATTAAATTCCAATGGTAAGATGGGTCTAATAATTCAAAATAGATTTTTTAAAAATGAATATGGGGAGGGTATAAGGCAACTTATTTCATCAAGAAGACTTTTATCAGAAGTAATTACATTTGATGTGAACAATATTTTTAGGGATAGAATAACCTATATATCGCATTTAATACTTGATAAAAAAAGTACAGATAAAATATTTTATAGTACAATTAAAGAAAACATTTATAGCTTACCTTCGTTTCTTCAAAAATTACCATCATCAAAAGATGATGAAACTATGTATAGTTCCGTTAATTCTTCAAATATAAATAAAGAGCCTTGGATATTCGAAAATCCTGAATTATTAGCCATGAAAGACACTCTATCAGTACATAATGTTCCTTTTGGAAAATTTGCAGAAATTAGAGTTGGTATTCAAGTTCTTTGGGTAAAAGCATATCATCTTAAGGTGTTAAGCATTGATAATGAAAAAAAGTTAATAAGAGCTAAAAGTGGTTTAGATGATAATATAATAATAGAAATAGATGCTTGTCGTTCTTTAGTTCCTAATGAAAAATTCTATTCTTTCAGAAAAGAGGTAAATGATACTTATGCTATATTTCCTTATGATATATATAATGGTAAAAAAAATCCAATATTGTTTGATGATTTTTGTAACAGATTTCCATTAGCTGGAGAATATCTAACAAAGCATAAAAAAACTATTCAAGATAATATAAAAGATAATAAATATAATCCAAATGATTCTCAAAAATGGCATTTATACACGAGAGAAAGCCATTTGGAAAGAAACTATCCAAAAGTATTAATTCCCATGACAGCAAATGATGTCTATGCAAGTGTTACATTGAATGATTTTTATTATTGTGATAATTCTAATGTAAATTATACAGATATTCCTAATAAATCTAAAGAAAATTTATATGCTGTTGCATCAATTTTTAATTCAACTATTTTTTCTGTATTAGCAAGAGCAATAGCAAATAAACAACAAAATGGTTACTATAAATTAAATAAACAATATATTGAACCTGTTTTATTTCCAGCATATATTTTTGAAAACAATCACCCATTTGTTAAAGAACTAGCTAGTGTTGGAATTAATATAGAAGAAAAACAAAATGAATATATATATTCTCCACCTCTTAAGCAAAAAAAGATAAAACAAGAATTATCAAATCTATGGGATAAATTAGATAGTTTAACAGCACAAGCCTATAAATTAACAAAAGAACAAGAAGAATATTTTAATAGACTTGGTAGAAATATAAATCGTAATGATATTTTGGACAATATTTTATGA
- a CDS encoding Eco57I restriction-modification methylase domain-containing protein, translated as MNKQIKEYLKNYSNDLNIVNKLIVSAYLEFNNLKAIKNKHILELLSGNDKKEIDNFLKLIYNHSEIFSFEDVINLFEITIPSSDIVVNGAIYTPKYIRDYIINNSVNKLDINERIKIADIACGSGAFLYTVAKYLKEKTKSSLFDIYKKNIFGLDIAEYAIERTKILLTLYAITLGEDIEQFEFNLFSGNALSFDWNEKYIGFNGFDSIVGNPPYVRTKNLDNGSKSLLKNWKVANSGNPDLYIPFFEIGIKYLKENGYLGYITINTFKKSVNARELRKFLNKESLKLSILDFGSYQIFDNKMTYTCIVLIQKNISEYITYAKISPDSIKFSRKFNFTEIDYNILDDHKGWLLADENIFKNINIIENTGIPLGRKNLIKNGIATLQNSLYIFKPYKEDKKYFYMEYNNEEYKIERAICRDIIKPNKLKTSEEIEKLTEKIIFPYNVKNRFASVIDESFLESTYPYTYKYLLKHKDLLLQRDKNKDKKYKWFEFGRSQSINDYGKKLLFPYMSNKPYFVYTNDENLMFYAGYAIYGESEIELKIIEKILKSKVFWYYIEHTSKPYSSKYFALAKNYVKDFGICELTDDEKVFLLKQNSKDKIDNFLISKYGILI; from the coding sequence ATGAATAAGCAAATTAAAGAATATTTAAAAAATTATTCTAATGATTTAAATATAGTTAATAAATTGATTGTTTCAGCATATCTAGAATTTAATAACTTAAAAGCAATCAAGAATAAACATATTCTCGAACTTTTAAGTGGTAATGATAAAAAAGAAATTGATAATTTTTTAAAGTTAATTTATAATCATTCTGAAATATTTAGTTTTGAGGATGTAATAAATTTATTTGAAATAACAATTCCTTCAAGTGATATTGTAGTAAATGGTGCAATTTATACTCCAAAATATATTAGGGATTATATAATTAATAATTCAGTAAATAAGCTAGATATTAATGAAAGAATTAAAATTGCTGATATTGCATGTGGCTCTGGAGCATTTTTATATACAGTAGCTAAGTATTTAAAAGAAAAAACAAAATCTAGTTTGTTTGATATTTATAAAAAAAATATTTTTGGTTTAGATATAGCTGAATATGCTATTGAGAGAACAAAAATATTACTTACTTTATATGCAATTACTTTGGGTGAAGATATAGAACAATTTGAATTTAATTTGTTTTCTGGAAATGCGTTAAGTTTCGATTGGAATGAAAAATATATAGGATTTAATGGATTTGATTCAATAGTGGGAAATCCACCTTATGTTAGAACAAAAAACTTAGATAATGGGAGCAAAAGTCTTCTTAAAAATTGGAAGGTTGCAAACTCAGGTAATCCTGATTTATATATTCCTTTTTTTGAAATAGGTATAAAATATTTAAAAGAAAATGGTTATCTTGGATATATAACGATTAATACATTTAAAAAAAGTGTCAATGCAAGAGAGCTAAGAAAGTTTTTAAATAAAGAATCACTTAAATTAAGTATTTTAGATTTTGGAAGTTATCAAATATTTGATAATAAAATGACATACACTTGTATAGTTTTAATTCAAAAGAATATATCAGAATACATTACTTATGCAAAAATATCACCTGATAGTATAAAGTTTTCTAGGAAGTTTAATTTTACAGAAATCGATTATAATATTTTAGATGACCATAAAGGTTGGTTACTTGCCGATGAAAATATTTTTAAGAATATTAATATTATTGAAAATACAGGTATTCCTCTAGGTAGAAAAAACTTAATAAAAAATGGTATAGCTACATTACAAAATAGCTTATATATTTTTAAACCTTATAAAGAGGATAAAAAGTATTTTTATATGGAATATAATAACGAAGAATATAAGATTGAAAGAGCTATTTGTAGAGATATTATCAAGCCAAATAAGTTGAAAACTTCTGAAGAGATAGAAAAATTAACTGAAAAGATAATTTTTCCATATAATGTTAAAAATAGGTTTGCTTCTGTTATAGATGAGTCTTTCTTAGAAAGTACATATCCATATACATATAAATATTTATTAAAGCATAAAGATTTGCTTTTACAAAGAGATAAGAATAAAGATAAAAAATACAAATGGTTTGAATTCGGGAGAAGTCAATCTATAAATGATTACGGCAAAAAATTATTATTCCCATATATGTCAAATAAACCTTATTTTGTATATACAAACGACGAAAATTTAATGTTCTATGCTGGTTATGCAATATATGGAGAATCAGAAATAGAATTGAAGATTATTGAAAAGATTCTAAAATCTAAAGTTTTCTGGTACTATATTGAACACACAAGTAAACCATATTCATCTAAGTATTTTGCATTAGCTAAAAATTATGTCAAAGACTTTGGAATTTGTGAACTTACTGATGATGAAAAAGTTTTTTTATTAAAACAAAATTCTAAAGATAAAATTGATAATTTTTTAATTTCAAAATATGGTATTTTAATATAG
- a CDS encoding ImmA/IrrE family metallo-endopeptidase, giving the protein MEKKYTTFLNKTTSAYDLLKYLGSQSDFSLKLPIDIEGIIKYLNIKLSKNPNFKKIKLDGMITVKNQEPEIWINPMKTQFEERIRFTLAHELGHFMLHIAPDNNLGKDISIEDNEVSYNRDDNWNHIEMEANNFASQLLMPSSMIIEETKKTLQENPNLSKDEIVEKLASIFAVSNLAMKYRLKKMGVNI; this is encoded by the coding sequence ATGGAAAAGAAATATACTACTTTTTTAAATAAAACAACTTCAGCCTATGATTTATTAAAATATTTAGGAAGTCAATCAGATTTTAGTTTAAAACTTCCAATAGATATTGAAGGAATTATAAAATATCTTAATATTAAATTAAGTAAAAATCCTAATTTTAAAAAAATAAAATTAGATGGAATGATAACTGTAAAAAATCAAGAACCAGAAATTTGGATAAATCCAATGAAAACACAATTTGAAGAAAGAATAAGATTTACTTTGGCTCATGAGTTAGGACATTTTATGTTGCATATAGCCCCCGATAATAATTTAGGGAAAGATATAAGCATAGAAGATAATGAAGTAAGTTACAATAGAGATGATAACTGGAATCATATAGAAATGGAGGCAAATAACTTTGCATCACAATTACTTATGCCGTCATCTATGATTATAGAAGAAACAAAAAAAACATTACAAGAAAACCCTAATTTGAGTAAAGATGAAATTGTTGAAAAATTGGCATCAATCTTTGCTGTGTCTAATTTAGCTATGAAATATAGATTAAAAAAAATGGGAGTTAATATATGA